Part of the Nostoc sp. PCC 7524 genome is shown below.
ACTTATTAGCAGCCAATGAAATACTACAAATTGGGGGACAAGAAAGTTTAGGGCGGGGATTTGTCCAACAATGGATGTAAAAGTATTTAAGGAAATTAATATGACATTTGACCCTAGAACAATTGCCACACCTATCTACGATGCTTTAAATAATTTGCGTTCTCTACCCAATCAAGATGACACTCGTTTGAAACAACAAAAAAGTCAAGCAGTGGAACTCTATACTTATCTTTCCACTTGGGGAATGATGCGGTTAAAAGCTGAAGAGATGGCATTACCTGAAGGAATGAAGGGTAAAAAACAAGTAGTAGAAAAATTTTTTGAATCTTTACAAACTATTTCAGGAATACCAAATCTATCTGGTCAACAAGGTTTAACAACTTTGAGGAATCTTAATACAGATGAATATTTAGGTTTAACGGGTTTGGGGCTAGCTTTAGCACAAGAGTTTAGTTTTTGGGCTACTGCAATTTATACAGGTATTGAGGGAGACTAAAAATTATGGTATTTGAAAGACCTAATCAACCTAAAAAACCTCAATCACCTGCAAATGCAACACCAAATATAAATCAACCCAGAAGAGTAATTAATGTTGGGGTTGATAACGGTGGTGGTAATCGTGGTAATGGTAATAACAATCAACCTCCTATACCGTCTCCCTGGTTGAATCCAGAAAACCCACCTCAGCCACATTCAGAAGCCAGTTTTGTAGAATATTTGCGTTGGATGCGATCGCCCGATAGTCACTACAAAGATCCAACGAAAGTGCAAATATTGCAAATGGCGGAACAGGGGGCAAAATATTCAAAGCGATTACAAGAACTCACAAAACGCACAGAATTAATAGCCCAAAATAGTTTTAGGGTTCAATGTCCTTGGAGAATTAGAGTTGGAGGACACCGAGGACCAGAAAGTATCTTATTACCTGCTTTTGATGCTTTGGGTATTCCTTATATTCCCTCTAGCACCCTGCGCGGTGTGGCCAGAACGCAAGCTATTAGGGAAATAATGGCACAAAAAAATATTGAATGGAAAGATGCAGAAAAACAAATTGCACCTTGGTTTGGGTCTTTAGATGCTAAAAATCCAAGCGATCGCTCAGGGAAAGTTGTATTTTTAGATGCTTATCCTTTAGCCAATCAAAATCAAAATGTATTAGCTGTAGATATGGCTAATAATATTTGGCAATGGGAGAATAATTCACCAAAATACAGTCCTAATCCCAATCCATTTCTAAATTTAGAAAAACCCATGTTTATTATTGGATTAAGGTTAGCCAATGGTTACCAAAATCAACAAATTCTAGAACAAGTTAAACATTGGTTAATTAGAGGTTTACAAGCTGGAGTAGGCTCTCAGATTAACACTGGGTATGGTCAATTAAACCCCGCAGGTAAAGTTACTCCTAAAAGTGAATTTTTCAGAATCGATTTTATTGTAGAAGGTCAATTAATTCATGGTCATCAAAAGTTTAAAAATGTTAACCAGCCTTATCAAAAAGACAAAGAAGGTAAATTGAGAACTGATAACAAGGGAAACTTAAAACCAGATACAATTAATCATGCAGAAGTCCGTCCCGTTGCATTCAAATCAATGCTACGTTATTGGTTTAGAACTTTTGCATTAGGAGTTTTAGAACCTGAAACAGTTCAATACTGGGAAAATCAAATCTTTGGTGGAATTAATCCTAGTAAAGAATATGG
Proteins encoded:
- the cmr6 gene encoding type III-B CRISPR module RAMP protein Cmr6 — its product is MVFERPNQPKKPQSPANATPNINQPRRVINVGVDNGGGNRGNGNNNQPPIPSPWLNPENPPQPHSEASFVEYLRWMRSPDSHYKDPTKVQILQMAEQGAKYSKRLQELTKRTELIAQNSFRVQCPWRIRVGGHRGPESILLPAFDALGIPYIPSSTLRGVARTQAIREIMAQKNIEWKDAEKQIAPWFGSLDAKNPSDRSGKVVFLDAYPLANQNQNVLAVDMANNIWQWENNSPKYSPNPNPFLNLEKPMFIIGLRLANGYQNQQILEQVKHWLIRGLQAGVGSQINTGYGQLNPAGKVTPKSEFFRIDFIVEGQLIHGHQKFKNVNQPYQKDKEGKLRTDNKGNLKPDTINHAEVRPVAFKSMLRYWFRTFALGVLEPETVQYWENQIFGGINPSKEYGWLMVRVLEGKTIRDNSLNRDDDFGEQSGILTLNYSPGTPNNQKDNFQKLITNLTWLMFHLGGIGQGARRPCYSRRNRQYAPWWRGSNLIADSQDSFWELPENTQKFQRLFRQRIEAFYQAIQGLGINFNYRQTRNCGLVSNHQWTEAIDANCRIIVCSGKEVLGKPYALAVLHSKELKFNDNYDGNLCGKVGREVKPSPVWIADLGDYQVVTVFGASENPRRNYLEKLQNKLQIFPL